The Candidatus Tiamatella incendiivivens genome includes a region encoding these proteins:
- a CDS encoding DNA-directed RNA polymerase subunit B, with amino-acid sequence MTSDNNWIPGQRELFILAKSFIEEKGLSRQHLESFNRFAQKTIYEIVASRKTIHPGPARPYYYYGRRQPVEPHPLMFSTFVKIGKLRMGKPLVKEVDGAKRSVNPTECRLRNLTYSVPLYLEMTLVENGIEREPEEVHIGDLPVMIRSVLDPLADKSDEELAELGEDSRDKGGYFIINGNEKVVVAQEELAINRPLVSVGGGSFAASSKVTYSAKLSSLSQGVRSRIMIDRMANGTFQAVVTRIRGRIPIAILLKALGLETDKEILMAISPDPEFQNEFILSLLEVSMIRSREEALEFIGNRVASGQPRDIRIQRAQEILDNYFMPHIGRSPDERVRKRKALLIADMIRRIIELMKGYREPDDKDHYGNKRLRLAGDLISEVFRLAYDTFLNNMAKQMEILISQRRKIHLAQIARSDIITDMLKRSLATGNWPGNRTGISQTLDRVNWISSLSHLRRVVSSLSRTQSHFEARDLHGTHWGRLCPFETPEGANCGLVKNLSLLSYISVGLTEIENTKLIDRLYKLGVLPVEEVLEKAKNDDSQAIDALGKYSRVFLDGIPLGFHPNGKKLAEEFRKLRRQGEIPFEASIAFIESGKIGEVYVNTDPGRLMRPLIVVENGQIKLIKDHIEKIKKGETSFTDLVKGGIIEYVDPEEEENTYVALYPGDVTKKHTHLEVWIPGIFGVAASTIPFLEHNQSPRNTYQSAMAKQALGLYAANYKLRTDSRGHLFYYPQKPLVQTQALDLIGFNDRPAGINAVVAIMSFSGYNIEDALIFNKSSIDRGFARSTFFRLYSTVENKYAGGLEDEITIPQPGVIDYKQPEHYRHLGSDGIIAPEVKVYGEDVLIGKVSPPRFTAEQQLVTGVSPFQARKRDTSIVMRPKEKGIVDTVLITQTIDGNKLVKVRVRDERIPEIGDKFASRHGQKGVIGMMFPQYDLPYTEDGVTPDIIINPHAFPSRMTLGQLIETIAGKVAALSGRFIDGTPFIGEKVENIKMELLDKGLPEDASEIMYDGRTGLMLNKPVVIGIVYYQRLHHMVADKIHARASGPVQMLTRQPTEGRAKKGGLRFGEMERDTLIGHGTAMVLRDRLLENSDAYIMYVCKKCGHIAWFNANKRKFECPIHGTDGDVVPVKVPYAFKLLLQEITSLMIKPKLLISDVSSVVEREVRETESNSSNGKGRTG; translated from the coding sequence TTGACATCAGACAATAATTGGATCCCAGGACAGAGAGAATTGTTCATCTTAGCTAAATCCTTCATAGAGGAAAAAGGCCTATCACGTCAGCATCTTGAGTCATTCAACAGATTTGCACAGAAAACCATTTATGAAATAGTTGCATCAAGAAAAACTATTCATCCAGGACCTGCTAGGCCATATTACTACTATGGTAGACGTCAACCAGTAGAGCCTCATCCTCTTATGTTCTCTACCTTTGTAAAAATTGGCAAATTAAGGATGGGCAAACCTCTCGTGAAAGAGGTGGATGGCGCAAAGAGAAGTGTTAACCCTACCGAATGCCGATTAAGGAACTTAACATATAGTGTTCCACTGTACTTAGAAATGACCCTAGTAGAAAATGGCATTGAACGTGAACCAGAAGAGGTTCACATCGGAGATCTTCCAGTAATGATCAGATCAGTCTTAGATCCCCTAGCAGATAAGAGCGACGAGGAACTAGCGGAGCTCGGTGAAGATAGCAGAGATAAAGGCGGGTATTTCATCATCAATGGAAATGAAAAAGTTGTTGTAGCCCAAGAGGAATTAGCCATTAACAGACCATTAGTATCTGTAGGAGGAGGTAGCTTTGCCGCTTCTTCCAAAGTGACATATAGTGCCAAACTTTCATCTCTCAGCCAAGGTGTTAGAAGCAGAATAATGATCGATAGAATGGCTAACGGTACATTTCAAGCTGTAGTAACAAGGATAAGAGGGAGAATACCTATTGCGATACTGCTTAAAGCACTTGGATTAGAAACCGATAAAGAAATACTCATGGCAATATCACCAGACCCGGAATTCCAGAACGAGTTCATACTTTCCCTACTCGAGGTCTCCATGATAAGAAGCCGAGAAGAAGCACTCGAATTTATCGGAAACAGAGTCGCAAGCGGGCAACCACGAGATATTAGAATACAGAGGGCGCAGGAAATACTTGACAATTATTTCATGCCACACATTGGTAGATCACCCGATGAAAGAGTTAGAAAAAGAAAAGCTTTGCTTATAGCTGACATGATTAGACGTATAATAGAACTCATGAAAGGGTATCGTGAACCAGACGACAAGGATCACTACGGGAACAAACGGCTTAGATTAGCAGGAGACCTCATTTCAGAGGTCTTTAGACTGGCATATGATACCTTTCTAAACAACATGGCTAAGCAGATGGAAATTCTCATAAGCCAGCGTAGAAAGATACATTTAGCCCAAATAGCTAGGTCAGATATAATTACTGACATGTTAAAGAGAAGCCTAGCAACAGGTAATTGGCCAGGTAATAGAACAGGAATAAGCCAAACCTTAGACCGTGTTAACTGGATATCATCCCTCAGTCATCTTAGAAGAGTAGTCTCCAGCTTATCTAGGACGCAAAGCCACTTTGAGGCGAGAGACCTACATGGCACGCACTGGGGAAGACTATGTCCTTTCGAAACTCCTGAAGGCGCGAATTGCGGTTTAGTCAAAAACCTTTCATTATTATCATACATATCCGTAGGCCTTACAGAGATTGAGAACACCAAGCTTATAGATAGATTATATAAGCTTGGTGTTCTACCTGTCGAAGAAGTTCTAGAGAAGGCTAAAAACGATGACTCTCAAGCAATAGATGCGCTTGGGAAATATTCGAGAGTTTTCCTCGATGGTATACCTTTAGGCTTTCACCCCAACGGTAAGAAACTAGCTGAGGAGTTCAGAAAACTCCGTAGACAAGGGGAAATACCCTTCGAAGCAAGCATAGCTTTCATAGAATCAGGTAAAATAGGAGAAGTCTATGTCAACACTGACCCAGGACGATTAATGAGACCCCTTATTGTCGTGGAGAACGGTCAGATAAAGCTCATAAAGGATCATATTGAGAAGATTAAAAAAGGAGAAACTAGTTTCACAGACCTAGTAAAAGGTGGAATAATAGAATACGTCGACCCTGAAGAAGAGGAAAATACATATGTAGCGTTATATCCAGGAGATGTGACCAAAAAACACACTCATCTTGAAGTATGGATACCGGGTATTTTCGGCGTAGCCGCTTCAACTATACCGTTCCTCGAGCATAACCAAAGCCCACGCAACACATACCAGTCTGCTATGGCAAAGCAAGCACTCGGTTTATACGCCGCTAACTATAAATTAAGAACAGACAGTCGCGGACACTTATTCTACTATCCTCAAAAACCGCTAGTACAAACCCAAGCATTAGATCTGATAGGATTCAATGACAGACCCGCTGGAATAAATGCTGTAGTAGCTATAATGTCATTTAGCGGATATAACATAGAAGACGCGTTGATATTCAACAAGTCATCTATAGATAGGGGATTTGCCAGATCCACATTCTTCCGTCTATATTCGACTGTTGAGAATAAATACGCCGGAGGATTAGAAGATGAAATAACGATCCCACAACCAGGAGTCATAGATTATAAGCAACCTGAACATTACAGACATCTAGGTTCAGACGGAATCATTGCTCCTGAAGTTAAGGTATACGGAGAGGATGTTTTAATAGGGAAAGTGAGCCCTCCAAGATTTACTGCCGAACAGCAGCTAGTCACTGGGGTTTCACCTTTCCAGGCAAGAAAAAGAGATACTAGCATAGTGATGAGGCCTAAAGAAAAGGGCATAGTCGATACAGTACTTATAACACAAACGATAGATGGCAACAAACTTGTTAAAGTAAGAGTAAGAGATGAGAGAATACCTGAAATAGGAGATAAATTCGCCTCGAGGCACGGTCAGAAAGGAGTGATAGGTATGATGTTCCCTCAATACGATTTGCCCTATACTGAAGATGGGGTTACTCCTGACATAATAATAAATCCACACGCATTCCCGTCTAGAATGACGCTAGGACAGCTCATCGAAACTATAGCCGGTAAGGTAGCTGCCCTATCCGGGAGATTTATCGATGGAACACCGTTTATAGGAGAGAAAGTAGAGAACATCAAAATGGAGCTTCTGGACAAGGGGTTACCTGAGGATGCTAGTGAAATTATGTATGACGGAAGAACTGGTCTAATGTTGAACAAACCTGTTGTAATAGGCATAGTTTACTACCAGAGACTACACCACATGGTAGCAGACAAGATACATGCACGTGCCAGCGGGCCTGTTCAAATGTTAACAAGACAACCCACAGAAGGTAGAGCCAAGAAAGGAGGATTAAGGTTTGGTGAAATGGAAAGAGACACATTGATAGGACATGGTACTGCAATGGTACTGAGAGACAGGTTGCTAGAGAATAGTGATGCTTATATTATGTATGTATGTAAGAAATGCGGGCATATAGCATGGTTTAATGCAAACAAACGGAAATTTGAGTGCCCTATTCACGGAACAGACGGAGATGTTGTACCTGTAAAAGTTCCATACGCATTCAAACTCCTTCTCCAAGAAATAACTAGCCTGATGATTAAACCTAAGCTCTTAATTTCAGATGTCTCCAGCGTTGTTGAACGTGAAGTAAGGGAAACAGAGTCAAACTCATCAAATGGAAAAGGGAGAACAGGGTGA
- a CDS encoding DNA-directed RNA polymerase subunit H, translated as MTPSKVKVKKKILNHELAPKHELLSVEEAAKVLKEYDVKPYQLPHISVNDPVARLLNAKPGNIIRITRKSPTAGESVVYRIVVAY; from the coding sequence ATGACCCCGTCAAAGGTCAAAGTTAAGAAGAAGATCCTTAATCACGAGCTTGCCCCGAAACACGAGCTTCTTAGCGTAGAGGAGGCAGCTAAAGTGCTAAAAGAATACGATGTAAAACCATACCAGCTTCCTCATATTAGTGTTAATGATCCCGTAGCTAGATTATTGAATGCGAAACCAGGAAACATTATTAGGATTACTCGAAAGAGTCCTACTGCGGGCGAATCCGTGGTCTATCGAATCGTTGTAGCTTATTAG
- a CDS encoding cytidylyltransferase family protein, which produces MELEINVDRIRHYIDGLETSLNRVSRLLSNRYPGLLDAIKRYVNDSRYYLEKGDAETSLVSVAYAEGLLDSLKYIGELEIQWPERKQEKRVFLAGTFDIIHPGHIELMKWASGLGKLYVVVARDANVLKSKGRLPVLSESIRLRIVQGIRYVYDARLGDEADIFAPIEDIRPDIIALGPDQAISEEVVAGEVERRLGYRPVVTRYPAKKAFNGIKSSTDIIELICKNYCDLIKV; this is translated from the coding sequence TTGGAATTAGAGATTAACGTTGATAGAATTAGGCACTATATTGATGGGCTGGAAACCTCTTTGAACAGAGTATCCAGGCTCTTGAGTAATAGGTACCCTGGTCTTTTGGATGCTATTAAGCGGTATGTGAATGACTCCCGTTATTACTTGGAGAAGGGGGATGCTGAAACAAGTTTAGTGTCGGTAGCTTATGCTGAAGGTCTATTGGATTCTCTTAAGTATATTGGTGAACTAGAAATACAATGGCCTGAGCGTAAGCAGGAGAAGAGGGTTTTTCTTGCAGGGACATTTGATATAATTCATCCAGGTCATATTGAGTTGATGAAGTGGGCTTCAGGACTAGGGAAACTGTATGTTGTTGTGGCTAGGGATGCTAATGTCTTGAAATCTAAAGGGAGGCTCCCAGTGTTGTCAGAGTCTATTAGGCTGAGGATTGTACAAGGCATTAGATATGTTTATGATGCACGTTTAGGTGATGAAGCTGACATATTCGCTCCTATAGAGGATATTCGCCCCGATATAATCGCGTTGGGCCCCGATCAGGCAATATCTGAAGAAGTTGTTGCTGGGGAAGTAGAGAGAAGACTGGGATACAGGCCAGTGGTAACAAGGTATCCCGCTAAAAAGGCTTTCAACGGCATAAAAAGCTCTACAGATATTATCGAGTTGATATGTAAAAACTATTGCGATTTAATAAAAGTTTAA
- a CDS encoding endonuclease V: protein MAKRLKSTVYNYNSTGMCKIIRSKFNYRKAFNAQKILARKVLKDDYIGTIRSIGGLDLSYSSDRTIGIAVLSIFNYQTLKLIQCFYAITYTCVPYIPGLLAFREMPPIALLLTWAKKRGLLPDLLLVDGHGIAHPRAFGIASHVGVAFNIPSIGVAKHRLTGSEEDDRVIDKKSGEVIAYIIYKGNRKIYVSIGHKISLNTAAEIARKTWIRGRIPIPTLIADRFSKQLKHNVDNKDIGSVKECPSLNFY from the coding sequence GTGGCAAAGAGGTTAAAGAGTACAGTGTACAACTATAATTCCACTGGAATGTGTAAAATCATCCGATCTAAATTCAATTACAGAAAAGCGTTTAATGCCCAAAAAATCCTTGCAAGAAAGGTTCTAAAGGATGACTATATAGGGACTATCAGAAGTATCGGGGGGTTAGACCTCTCCTACTCTAGCGATAGGACTATAGGAATAGCTGTCCTATCTATTTTCAACTATCAAACTCTAAAATTAATACAGTGTTTTTATGCTATAACTTATACCTGCGTGCCCTATATCCCCGGGTTACTTGCATTTAGAGAAATGCCGCCAATAGCTTTGTTGCTAACTTGGGCAAAGAAGAGAGGACTACTACCTGATCTACTGCTTGTTGATGGCCATGGAATAGCTCATCCAAGAGCATTTGGTATCGCCTCTCACGTAGGGGTAGCATTCAATATTCCATCGATCGGTGTAGCTAAACACCGATTGACTGGTTCGGAAGAAGATGATAGAGTTATAGATAAAAAATCTGGCGAGGTAATCGCTTATATAATATACAAAGGAAATAGAAAGATATACGTTAGTATAGGACATAAGATATCTCTTAATACTGCTGCTGAAATAGCAAGGAAAACATGGATAAGAGGAAGGATACCCATACCTACTCTTATAGCAGATAGGTTCTCAAAGCAACTCAAGCATAATGTAGATAATAAAGATATAGGTTCAGTAAAGGAATGCCCCTCTTTAAACTTTTATTAA
- a CDS encoding proteasome subunit beta, whose translation MYVQGSTVVGIRVDGGIIIAADKRYTLGNLVISGKAKKVHVITDKIVIGAAWMYADSQAIASILKHELEYYKLSSKSPLSVKGVAKLLSSILYSSKMLPYLTEVMVGGVDYTGSHLYVLDSLGGYSEEKYAALGTGASLSLGLLEDKYHEELALTEAEKLAVEAVKTAIKRDSLSGDGIDVVLVSGKEVKEYSVQL comes from the coding sequence GAGGCATTATCATAGCTGCTGATAAAAGATATACCCTCGGTAACTTAGTTATTAGCGGAAAAGCAAAAAAGGTGCACGTAATAACTGATAAAATAGTGATTGGAGCCGCTTGGATGTATGCTGATTCGCAAGCAATTGCCTCCATACTTAAACATGAGCTAGAATACTATAAACTATCAAGCAAATCTCCTTTATCAGTGAAAGGCGTGGCAAAATTACTTTCAAGTATTCTTTATTCCAGTAAAATGCTACCATATTTGACTGAAGTTATGGTCGGAGGGGTCGATTATACGGGTTCTCATCTATATGTACTAGATAGTCTTGGAGGATATAGTGAGGAGAAATACGCTGCCCTAGGAACAGGGGCCTCCCTCTCTCTCGGCCTCCTTGAGGATAAGTACCATGAAGAACTGGCCCTAACTGAAGCTGAGAAGCTTGCGGTTGAAGCAGTAAAGACTGCGATTAAAAGGGACTCATTATCCGGTGACGGGATAGACGTGGTTTTAGTGAGTGGCAAAGAGGTTAAAGAGTACAGTGTACAACTATAA